A stretch of the Solanum dulcamara chromosome 6, daSolDulc1.2, whole genome shotgun sequence genome encodes the following:
- the LOC129891990 gene encoding F-box protein At3g07870-like produces the protein MNKLSSEIVIDILSRLPIKSLVKCRCICKSWLHLTQELHLIDTHLSISSKNEIFYGLILKSSIPIHTTCWHSKLSFVQRDGTDDYKCVNFNFSLPLLNNYEIMGSCNGLLCLFDPIVKYLTHMLNPCTGEFVFLPNPIRDLEDPVSVVVGFGFLPKRNVYKVVEIVYYKRAIVDDDNDGLRSNVYVYTIGDDSWRCIGSAPYSLRDKYFSGACVNGSLHWVSSGYDGPKLVDQIVGFDLENEVFRVIPHPDFDSGRLNYILGVLQGRLSATRYKFQDYVEIWVMKDYGVKESWTKCVKVVCSEVGLIIGPVQPLFFQRNGELILQHGGSLLSYSPLTKKLSELRISGMPRSFKAVIHVGSLVSPRKLLKCENTEFA, from the coding sequence atgaataagCTCTCAAGTGAGATTGTGATTGACATACTTTCAAGATTACCCATCAAGTCCCTTGTAAAGTGCAGGTGTATTTGTAAATCTTGGCTACATTTAACACAAGAGTTGCATCTGATTGATACCCATCTCTCTATTTCctctaaaaatgaaatctttTATGGTCTCATCCTCAAAAGCTCAATTCCCATTCACACAACTTGTTGGCACAGTAAGTTATCTTTTGTACAGAGAGATGGAACTGATGATTATAAGTGTGTTAACTTTAATTTCTCATTGCCCCTTTTGAACAATTATGAAATTATGGGTTCTTGCAATGGATTGCTATGTTTGTTTGACCCAATTGTTAAGTATTTGACTCATATGCTAAATCCATGTACTGGGGAATTTGTTTTCTTGCCTAACCCTATTAGGGATTTGGAGGATCCTGTGAGTGTTGTTGTGGGGTTTGGGTTTTTACCTAAGAGGAATGTGTATAAGGTGGTGGAAATTGTGTATTATAAGAGGGCAATTGtggatgatgataatgatggttTGAGGTCTAATGTTTATGTATACACTATTGGGGATGATTCATGGAGATGTATTGGTTCTGCTCCTTATTCACTTCGCGATAAGTATTTCTCCGGGGCATGTGTGAATGGATCTCTTCATTGGGTTAGTTCGGGTTATGACGGTCCTAAACTTGTTGATCAAATTGTTGGTTTTGATTTGGAAAATGAAGTGTTTAGAGTCATTCCTCATCCTGATTTTGATTCAGGGAGACTCAACTACATTTTGGGTGTTTTACAAGGTCGTCTATCGGCTACTAGATATAAGTTTCAAGATTATGTAGAGATTTGGGTAATGAAGGATTATGGTGTCAAGGAGTCATGGACAAAGTGTGTGAAAGTAGTTTGTAGTGAAGTTGGGCTAATCATTGGACCCGTCCAGCCTCTTTTCTTTCAGAGAAATGGAGAGTTGATACTGCAACATGGTGGCTCTTTGCTTAGTTACAGTCCTCTGACAAAGAAACTTAGTGAACTTCGTATTTCTGGAATGCCACGATCCTTCAAGGCGGTTATTCATGTTGGCTCTCTTGTTTCACCCCGAAAGTTATTAAAATGCGAGAATACTGAATTTGCTTGA